The genomic stretch AACCGTTTACAGTGATTGGACTGGATTTCGCCGGACCGCTGTGGATAAGAACTCGACAATCTGCGAAGAAGGTGCACTTCGTGATATTCGTGTGTGCAGTCACTAGAGCCTTGCACCTTGAGATAGTACAAGACATGTCAGCATCCACATTTCTATTAGCGTTCCGGAGGTTCGTGGCGCGACGGGGAATGCCCAACATAGTCTACAGTGACAATGCCAAGACTTTTCGAAGGAGTAACAAGGAGCTGCGAGAGTTATGGGACGTAGTCAACAGCAAAACAGTCAAGGGAAAGGTTGCTGACTGGAGAGTAGAATGGCGATACAATGCTCCACATGCTCCTTGGTGGGGCGGCTTTTACGAGCGTTTAATAAGGTCAGTAAAGGTTGCTCTGAAAAAGACGATCGGAGCAAGGTGTCTCAAAGAAGCCGAGCTCAGCACTACAATCACCGAGGTCGAAGCCGTGTTGAATTCGCGACCAATAACCTATGTGTACGATGATCAAAAGGAGCGGCCATTATCTCCATCAGCATTTCTGACTGGTCCTGCCAGGTATCCCCTCTGGCAATGTGTATGGAAGCAATGCCACCACGATACAAAGGTTGTGGCAGAAACGGGTGGAATCTCTGGAACTGTTCTGGAAGAGATGGTACTCGAAGTACCTCACAGAACTGCGCAACCTCTGTAGCAAGCCCAAAGGAGGCCTGCTTCAAGTCGATGACTTGGTCATCATCCGCGAAGACGGAAAACCAAGGCAAAGATGGTCGATGGGAagaatagtccgaagttttccCGGTAAAGACGGCAAAGCAAGAGCTTTCGAGGTTCGCATCCCAAATCAAGCAGTAGTGATACGTCCGGGAGAACTGCTCTACAAGGTGGAAGTGTGAAGTGGACACTTAACAGAAGAAAAGTACCTTTTCTTCGGGCAGGAGTGTGTTGAATTTTGGGACATTTAGAAGTTGGTACAACGGACTGAAGGACGAGGACAAAGAAGAAGCAGGTTGCACGGGTATGGTTTTTTGTGTTATTGGAAAATCGCGTTCCGGATTTCGAAGGAACAGGTCGTGTGGTAGTTCGCTTCGCAGAAATAAATGCGATTGGATTGGGCTTGGAGTTCTTCCATTAAGGTCCGGGACAGGAACTTCTAaacatattgcccactttgagccaacaTTCGGAAAATCCTGgcgatatgggccccatattgcccgcgtacaccccatattgactgaaaaaaCAGAAATTGGTACGTActcgtgttgcacaaatgcccaagcagcacggcaagactGAACGTTGAAGCGCGTGAAATACCTAATTCAGtacatcgttacatccaacaacttcccgcagatgatacacattgtgcGAAACAGTCAACGTGCGTGACAATCTCAATGTAAcgttcgctagaattcgacaactcaacattccacgttctggaaatagccgccatcttccttcgcgatgccaatgccaatcggtcgagccgactgagagcgagcgggttgttcgagcgaaatcacgcgtatACAGTAtagctaatgcgcatgcgcgacagctcgAACGGACttttcatagggctaaaatgtcgctggttgctgtaatgataacgaaattgcggcaggtcaagtaaaaaacgcaatatttgataggaagggatggctcttctgtaaaattaggtgctttcaagttgctgcaggTAGTGTGAGTTGCTCTTCCGTATGTCCGTCatcgtcacgaaagtgtttcgctcttTTGTAGTCTGGGAGCGGGTTAAAAAAATTTAGTTTCCAGAAttttgcgatcccaatgaaggcttctgagggatctttggcagtttcgtgggactgcttgtgtcgTGCAGTGAGaaattagatccgcagaaataaaaaaagcaaaaatcagagGAAAGTATAATCAgtggtgaatattatacaggataatgctttattattacacggagtTTCCATTGGTGtaatcacagaaatattggcaatattggcgcaaaatgggcttgccaatatggggagcccatactggtccaatatggagcctggttgcactccccatattggtccagtattggccgcccatattggacccatattggcaatcttggcagcccatatgggttcaatattggaccaatattggcgtgctgcttgggttcctgCTTTTGAAAGACATTCGTCTGCAATGGACTCCAGTCATTACGGCGTGTTACTGCTATCCGACTCTTGACTATGACTTCGAAAGCCCCGAAGCGAAAGCAGTCCTCTTTGAATGGCAAGTTGGCTGTACTTCGAGCGGTTGATGCTGGAAGGAAGAAATGCGACGTGGCGAAAGAATTTGGGATCAGCGCTTCAACTCTTTCCATCTTTCTGAAAGACCGCGAGAAGATCGAGAGAGAGCATGCCACGAACAATCGAGGACCGCCACCCCGCAAGCGGATCCGCGCCGCAAACTTCGAGGACGTTGACAAAGCAGTTTTGAAGTGGTTCCTTGAGGTGAGATCGCAAAACATTCCTGTGACCGGGCCAATGTTGTGTGCAATGGCGAAAGACTTTAGCGTTATCTTCGGTGTCGGCGACCAGTTCAAGGGAACACAAGGCTTGCTGAGAGCTTTTCGTGCCCGGCATGACATTGTTTCCAAGGGACTAGCCGGAGAAGAAAAGTCCACACCACAAGATGTCGCAATCGGGTGGAGAGAAAAGGAACTGAAGAAGGTGCTTTTGGAGTACGAGCCCGACGATATATTCAACGCGGACCAAACTGCGTTATTTTTCAAACTGCTGCCCGAGCGGACGATGAAGGTTAAAGGCAGCAAAAGATCGAAAGAAAGAGTCACCGTATTGCTGTGCTGCAACATGACTGGATCAGTGAAAGTGAAACCACTAGTGATGGGCAAGTCGCGGAAGCCGAACGCGTTCAAGAACGTACGTAGTATTCCTGTCGACTACGACTTCAACAATAAGGCGTGGATGACTGCAAGGATATTTACAGACTGGCTGATGAGACTGGACCGAAAGATGAAGAATGAGAGGAGGAGCATCGTCCTCATCCTGGATAACTGCTCAGCGCACTCAAAGTTACCGAAGATGAGCAACGTGAATGCTCCTCGAAACTGCACATCCTTGAGGTCAGGGCATAATTCGCTCTACCAAGGCTCACTACCAGAGGCGCATGCTGGAACGCGTTTTGCTGAACATCAAAAACagcgaaagatgaaagtcactgaaaaggttagccagctgtaggactcgaacccacatcttctggattaccggtccagggcgctaccaattgagctaagctaacacttcttctcagcgacttccaaggtgcGTCATcagaagggacaaaccagtcactctctctcactcatcctcctttcactcttacatttttgcacacgcatacacacattcatacgacagggatcgacgcaagcggcaaatgttgaacatgagagaactgggttcgagtcctaccttTTTGCACACCTTTTACCTACTACTTTTTCTACTTTTACCTACATATTTGCACCTGAAGATCatatttgcatactgtgtggtgctatgtctgcccACAGTTTATTGTAACGAATGCTATGGGGGAATTAGAAGGCACAAGTCTATTAGCTCAGTTTGGAAGTCTctgatactttatcttgcaaaacagccacAATAATATCAGCTTTCAGCAaagacaaccttgttcagtgtgtacacaccctggtgatgactacttctactttgattactacagcatttttgtattaaaggcatgtcaaagcatcgacaatgttctgtgcttctgctattttgtgcacattttgccattTTATGCCATGTAGATTTTCAAGCTGCACAAAGggcttagccctgcacataactgcacCGACATACTGGCGGATGTGCACACAACTACGGAACTCAGTGcaggattcaaaatataaaattacgtgctagggatctatgtacactggtatacacttaatacgtattaaagaataggcaaactgctgaaggttcaaaatagaaaatgtatgccAAATCGTATGctacacaggaatgaaagaattacaagagatcatgtgtaatctaggttacaactgaaaaCACTGGATAGgcaacagaaccatgcatatccTTTCGCATGGAAAGAAAccttctggttacatcacaacaacgtgcagagATTACGAACTTAGTCTCGTTGCCTGCTGCAGTGTCTGCTGGCGTAACGTACGACTTTGTACTTCCTCATTTCTTtgtcgtgcaaaccagaacagtcgtaccctcataaaaaagtgaaatagatcatcatacaccgatgaagaacacaaactcaatgtctttggcacaagtgtGTCTAACACTTCACACGGCcttggacctgaccccttgggaggtgaggaatgtcttgacgttggttttgaaggcttcctcacacgcacccacaaGCGTCGCAAAgacaggaagaggaaccgacacctccaaagtcaatactgtccacattcttgacactcaaataaagcaatagcTGGCTATTGTGCTGAAATGTGGCATCTCTCCGAGGAATGTTCCATGTTagacttggtggtttgaaattgaaaagacgacgacgaagaagaaaacggctatgaactgtcacaaagtgcgcagtcaacgCACGGCAAACTAGTAGCTAAGAACATGGAgagggacaggaaccggaagcgtaCTCGGCTCTGTCCATAATCTgacgtattactggcagaccgcgcgaattgCTGTATTAAAAACATGTATATTGCATTAGTACacacattattcgcgcctccgattaaattatttttgtttactttcgtagtttgcccctcaacaaccacgcccgcgtgtgtatcatgaagggcgcagggttgctaacacagacttcgtatttttttcccgccttcgctaccatttatatgtacTCACTGTTTCTCTGAAAGCTACAGAGAAACTGCAGAGAAAGCAGAATCATGCGAAAAACTACTAGCTAGAAAGCTACAGATGGAAACTGCCGTGAAGTAAATGCCTTGTCCCCAGTGCGTAGTATGATAAGCTAGCCTTCCACATAGATGATTCTATCGGTCTTGCGGTTCAGCTTCGCTCTTTTGTAGTCACTCACCTGCAAGTTGCTTTCTGAAAGCCCAAATTGAAGTTGTCAAACAAAATGTGTCATCTCCAGTGTCAAGTTCAATAAATGACATGCTGGCCCACGACCCTGAAGCAGCAGACCTTGTAGGAGAGAAATACAGTTCTCGTCATAATGATGTTGTTTCGTTTGTTACAGGAGGTACCGCTATGTTGCCTACCGGCAGTGTGCATCCTGGCTCTGGGGGCACCTTGGCAAAGGGAACCGTCGTGTGCTGCCACCATATGTTGTGTGGGCAATTCGGGAAAAGTTCCCTTCGACGTACTACACTGTCTATGTTATATGATATGATCTATGTTACATTGCCAACTCATTTTATACAAAGGAGAAGTGAAACAAAATTGCTGTTTGTTAGTTTTCTCTAATGCCAAGTCTTGTCATTGTCGACATGTCGATAGTTGACATTGAGCACTATAGTGTGTTATGTGCTATGCACTTTTGACAATACAGCATCTGAATGGTTCACGTACTTTGCTAATCTTCCTTGCACTGGCAGCAGCGACACATCTCTAGACGGTGTTGCCTGGCCTCTACAAGTGCCATCTTGTCTACAGGGGGCTCGTTCTTCGTTAGACTAGGCTGTTCATCGGGAGGGTTTGCAGCCCATGCGTCATCAAATGTAGGCCATTTATGGCAGAGCTCTACCAGCTTGTCCAGAAGCTTGCGAGCATAATGTGTAAACAGCAACAAAATTTGCTCATGTTTTTGAATTTAATATGGATAGGCTGACACGGCACCGGCTCAGTACTTGTATCTTGTTTGTGGTTCACTTACTGAAGGTAGGCTCCTCCTTGACGGGCAGCGCAACATACTCTCCAGAGTACACCTTTGATCGCTTCATGAGGTAGCGCAGTTCTCCATCTTCTGTGGAAGCATGGGCCCTGTTGAAGTTTTCATTGAAAGTTTTCATTCAGGATGGCTAGCTGCGTCCTACATGTTCAATGGAGAAAGTAATTATCTTCGTGCCTTATATGTAAGTGTACTTCATAAATTTGTGATACATTGGCATGCACACAAATAATTTCTAGCAGAATGCTTGCAGCTTATTGATGACACCTACAAACCTGCATTTCATAGTTTTGGGGCCATACCCAACAGACTTGGAAGCAAACCGGATGAGAAGGCTGTGGAATGCTTTCAAGTTTGATGTCTGAACATCAGGAGACAGCTTTGGAATATCCTTCAGCAGATATGTTGCCAGGGTTATCTCTGCTAGCTTCTTTTGCGGCTGTGACCCTTCATAGgaatataatatataattagATTTAATACAAATGAGAAAAACTATTGTATGTTGAACAGCGCTGTTGCAAGTTCATTTACCAGGAATGAGCCATGGTCGGTTGTTCTCGTCCAGGGCAGGGTGCAGACAGCGTGGATATGGGCCTTCATGGCCCTCATGAATGTTGCACACATGATTGTTGTGGCTCTTCCACATTGATAACGCACGTTCTGCATCTCGTTTGCTGTGGGTGACACAGTAGTACAGATGATTCACCACGGGCTTTGACCATAGCTCAAGTGCTTCGCAACCTTTTCCTTTGCTGGCACTCATCAGCTTCTTTCGAATGTCTATACAGAAGAATATGAAAAGGAAAAGTAAGGATCTCATAGTAGGTTGATATTTGTAACTAATTCCAGTATACCTGTCTGCTACAGAGCATACCTTTGGAAACGTGCCAGACATCAAACTGATGGTTAACCTCTGTGTGTGATGTACGCATGTATTTCCGTACACTGGGATGCCGATGTGTTGTCAAAGACCGTACACCGACGTTGAAATCATGCATTTCTTCAAGGCCACGCTGCAGCGCTTCCAGATCCATGTGGTAGCTTGATGCCACTTCATTTGACTGTTAATAGATCAAGTGAATAAGTTTTATTGTGGACATCTGGTTATCGTTAATATTTCACACAAAAAGTATGAAGTATACGAAGGTACCATATACCTGAACCTGTACTGTATGGACAACCTTGTTCAGCTTCCCATCATAGAAATTGTACGAGAGgtactttgcgttgtggccAGGAGAACCGCATCTTCCATCAGCAGCCAAGTCGATTTCCTTGTCCTGCAACTCAACCAGGAGTGCGCTTGGTGCTGTGTCCATACCTCCAACAAAAGCAAAGTTCAGTAATAACGAGTAAACCAGCGTTGTATGTAACTCACTTAGTAATGTCATTCAtgttgaaatgaaataaatatgaaaaaaaattaaaaatcagaATGGTTAACTTGCAGTCGAGTTACCAGTTGTGGTAGTAAGATACATAACTGGTTACATTTTTTTCCAAGTTATGTCATTACCAAAAACCGTACCTCAGTTATTGCTGGTAGAAGGTATCCTCGCTAGTAGTTGAAAAACGTGTGATCACAGAAAATGTAAAAGCAATGTGAACACACTGTAAGCTCTTCTGCTCATTTTACATGCGAATGATTTCTGGGGACCGAATGCAAATTATAACTTGACATTTATCAGTTTGAGAATCCGCAGTGTTGGAGTGGGACTTGCTCCGCCAAACAGAATTGCTGCAGACAGCAGGACGTTTCCAGCAGGCTTATTTGATATGTACGGCTGGCTCTCCCACACAAACGTATGACCATCTACGCAGCAGGACTCAACTCGGAGGAGGGAACCGACACAGCTGAAGCTTGTAGTACATGGGTTCAAGCATGTGGTGCAGGAACGAAACAGTTCTTTCAGCTTGCTTTCGAATATTATATATTTTCTCTCCTCCTGGGGACTGACACTGCTGGTTTGAGGGCTGTCACTGCAAGAACTTTGGATGTAACATAGAAAAACGTGGCACTTTGAAGAAGTCAAGCACTTACCCAAGAAGGCTGTCGTGTTGTGGTACATAAGTGGTGTCTGCTGGATTGTCAGTGTCACCGATAGTGGTCTCTGTCACATCATCCATAAGTGGTGTAGAGCACCGTTTTGGTTCCCATTGGATGCCTGAGTGCTGTGGCCCAGGTTCACAGAAGTCTTCACTTGTTTGAGT from Ornithodoros turicata isolate Travis chromosome 4, ASM3712646v1, whole genome shotgun sequence encodes the following:
- the LOC135392328 gene encoding tigger transposable element-derived protein 6-like, which translates into the protein MTSKAPKRKQSSLNGKLAVLRAVDAGRKKCDVAKEFGISASTLSIFLKDREKIEREHATNNRGPPPRKRIRAANFEDVDKAVLKWFLEVRSQNIPVTGPMLCAMAKDFSVIFGVGDQFKGTQGLLRAFRARHDIVSKGLAGEEKSTPQDVAIGWREKELKKVLLEYEPDDIFNADQTALFFKLLPERTMKVKGSKRSKERVTVLLCCNMTGSVKVKPLVMGKSRKPNAFKNVRSIPVDYDFNNKAWMTARIFTDWLMRLDRKMKNERRSIVLILDNCSAHSKLPKMSNVNAPRNCTSLRSGHNSLYQGSLPEAHAGTRFAEHQKQRKMKVTEKVSQL